The Streptomyces sp. NBC_00597 DNA segment AGGAGCGCCTACACGGGGTAGGGGAGCTGCTCCGGGTATTCGATGGGGAAGTCGCGCAGCCCCCGCCGGTAGAGGTTGTTGGCGGCCGCGTTGAAGCGGACGATGCTGGGCGGGTACTCCTCGCCCAGCAGGTATTCCTTGAGCTGCTCGCGGTAGGGCGCCATGACGTCCTCGCGCGGGTTCAGCGTCGCCCCGATGGCTTCCGCCAGACCGTTGCAGTCGCCGTCGAGCAGGTACGAGGCGTACGCCGTCCGCTGCTCGTTGCGGAACTGGTCGTCGGGCAGGCCGTCGAGGTTGAAGATCGCGTACGGCTTCAGGGTCGCGACGAAGTCGGAGACGACGCTGGACATGTCGCCGATGAGCAGGTCGGACTGGTTGAAGCAGTCGTACAGGGCCGGGATCCGCTCGGTCACCACGTGGTGCGCGGCATCGGGGACGGCGCTCCAGTACAGGGCGCCCGCCTGGTTGCGGCTGCGCCGGATGCGCGCGGTCCGCTCCTCCTCGGTGAGGTCCGGGTACTTGGAGCGGACGCCGCGCTCGGAGAGGTCGGCGATGCGCTGGTCGATCCGGGCCAGCTTCTTGGCGGCTGCCTTGGAGTCGGTGAGGTTGCGGCCGAAGCGTCGGGCGTTGTCCTCTTCGAGGAGGGCGATGACGCGGCGGTGCGCCGCGCCGGCCTCGGCGGAGCGCGAGCCGGTGAGCGGGTGCGGCTTGTAGATGATGCGGATGTCGCGGTCGTAGTCGAGCAGCGCCTTGATCAGCTTCTCGCCGGCCGGGATGACCGAGGTGTAGCAGGCGTCGTCGGTCCAGCCCTCCCAGGTGGGGGCGTAGATGACGGTGGGGACGGGGTTGGCGACCCTACCCGTCCAGCGGTGCAGGGGCATCAGCTGGGGGCGGCCGACCTCGACGATCTGGTTGTGCGACACGGCGTGCTTGATGCGCTCGTAGCGGTCGCGGCCGGCCCGGCCGGCCACCCAGATCTCGTCGAAGACCTTGCTGACCCGGTTGCTGCTCGCGAGCTTGTCGCTGTCGCCGTGGCCGATGAAGACGTGCTTGACCTCGGCGCGCTGGAGCATGTGCACGTTCTTGCCCGCGTTGCCGGGGTAGAGGGCGACACGGAGCTCGTTCATCTCGATGCGGGCGAGATTGTCTGCTTTGGGGATGCAGATGACAGGGACCGAGGTCGCGTCCAGGAAACGCAGGGTGGCCCGCTCGCGGAGCACGATGATGGGCCGCAGTTCCAGTGCCTCCAGCGACTCCAGCCACATGTTCACCTGGTACATGAAGTCTTTGGAGACGGCGGCGAACGTGAAGTAGAGGGCGACCTGGGGTCGATATTCGGCCAGCTGGTAGTTGAGCTCCTCGATGGCCTCGTCGGTGGTGGGCAGCTTGAGCGCGTTGCGCGCGTCGGGCACCAGCACCAGCAGGGAGAAGTAGGCGAGGAAGACCGTGATGATCATGCCGTACGTGACGAAGCGCCAGTCGTCCGTCGCGATGGTGGCGAGCGCGCCGGCCACCAGCGGGATGTCCAGGTGCAGCGTCTTGCGGACGTGCTTGTCCATCAGGAACGGGTGCGGCATGCGGCGGATGCCGAGCGCCTCCAGGTCCAGCCCGCGCGTGGTGAACGGCAGCTCGTTGCGCATCTTGCGGACGTGCTTGAGGAGCGCGCCGTACGCGAGCTGGAGGATGAAGAGCAGGAGCAGGCCGATGGTGGTCATCTGCGCCACGAACGACTCGATGTCGGCGATGGCCCCGCACAGACCCAGCAGCAGGAACTGCCGGATGAGGAAGCGCATCGTCAGACCGAAGCGCGAGTCGCGCAGTTTTTCCAGCGTCGGCGACTCGGTGTTGTGGAGCATCAGGTCGGCGAGGTAGCTCAGCGCGGCACAGCCGGCGAACAGGGGGAGGGAGACGAACGCGACGGCGACCAGCATGCCGATGAAGCTGAGGATGAGCCCAGAGGTGATCAGAACGCCGAGCACGGCGCGCAGCCGCTTGGAGCCCATGGTGCGGTGCCTCCCCCGTGGAGGTATAAGGATGCTGTGAAGTGTCGCAGTAGTATAAGCAGCCTGATGGATGGCTGAAAAACGCCGGGTTAACCGAAGGTCAACGTTCTCAGGCCGTGAAGCGATACAGCGCCAGCTCGCGCCGGTCCTTCGTCTTCACGGAAAATCCGATGGTCAATGCCGGCCGTCCGCCGGCCATGGAGACCGCGATTCCCTCGGGCTCCCGGTACACCAGATCCCGCGCAACGGTCACGTGGTGACGCCCCTGCGCCTTGCCGGTGCGCACGTCAATTGCGGAGACATATGTATTTCCGCCGGACTTCCGCGGGTTGTCCCCCTTGTCGCCGGTGTACGGGCCGCCGGTCAACACGTAGACGTAGTCGCCGTACAGGGCGCAGCCCTGGAACCACTCCTCCTGCTTGACCCGCACCCCGGCCTTGATGACCTGTGCGGCGTCGAAGCGCCCCGCCAGGAAATCCGCCATCCCGTACACCGAGAACCGGTGCACGCCCTCTTCCTCGTGGCTCACCAGCACCCGCTCGCCGGGCAGGTCGAGCGCGGGGCAGACATCGGTGGAACCGGGAACCGGGTCGAAATGGTGGACGGAGTCGTCGGCGCTGTCGAGGACCGAACCGTCCTTGAACGGCACCCGGACCACGGTGCGACCGTAGCCGCGCATGGCCTCCGCGCGGCCCTCCACCCATATGTAGGTGTGCTGACCCGTCGGCTCGACGCCGCACGAAATTCCGTGGCCGAAGCCGCGCAGGTACATATGCCCGAGCGTTTTTCCGGAACTGCTCAGCCGGGTCAGGCACATATCGCCGGAGGACTTGCGGTCGGCCGAGTCGACCGGTTCTTCCTCGTCGTCGAGGCGGATATCGTCCTGAACCGTCTGCAGTACGTAGATCTGTCCGTTCGTGTCGTCGAACGCGAACGACTGCGGTCCGGTCGTATTGAACAGCGGAGCCGGGGCCAGCAGTTGCGAACCGGTCCGCATGTCGAACTCGCCGGCCGGCAGCGGTGCGTCATCGTCCTGCTCGCCGTCCCCGGTGCGCAGCGCCCAGGACAGGCCGCCCGTGGTGAGGCCGGCGGCCGCCGCGCCGCCCGCGAACAGCAGGCTCCGGCGGCTGAAAGGTGTCTTGCCATCCGCCATGATCCGTATTCTGCCAGCCCTCACGGGCGGCTGCGGCGCCGGGTCCGGCGCCGCAGCCGCCCGCGGAGGCAGGCCCCCGGAACGGCGGACGCCCGCCCCCGCGCTGGGGACGGGCGTACCTACGGGGCGTTCGGACCTCAGGCCGGGACGCTCGCCAGACCCGGGGCGAGGAACTTCTTGCCGTTCACGCGCTCCGAGACGCCCTCGCGGTCCAGGTACGGCGTGATGCCGCCCAGGTGGAAGGGCCAGCCGGCGCCCGTGATGAGGCAGAGGTCGATGTCCTGGGCCTCGGCCACGACACCCTCCTCCAGCATCAGGCCGATCTCCTGCGCGACCGCGTCCAGGACGCGGTCGCGCACCTGCTCCTCGGTCAGGACCGAGTCGCCCTGGACCAGGAGCGCGGCGACCTCGGGGTCCAGCTCCGGCTTGAAGCCGTTCTCGGCGGAGTAGGTGTAGAAGCCGCGCTTGCCGGCCTTGACGACCGCCGCGAGGTTCGGGGAGACGGTGAAGCGCTCCGGGAAGGCGCGGTTCAGGGTCTCGGAGACGTGCAGACCGATCGCCGGGCCGACGAGCTCCAGCAGCACCAGCGGGGACATCGGCAGGCCGAGCGGCTCGATGGCCTTCTCCGCGGTGACGACCGGGGTGCCCTCGTCGATGACGTTCTGGATCTCGCCCATGAAGCGGGTCAGGATGCGGTTCACGACGAACGCCGGGGCGTCCTTGGTGAGGACCGCGGTCTTCTTCAGCTTCTTGGCGACGCCGAAGGCCGTGGCCAGCGAAGCGTCGTCCGTCTGCTCACCGCGGACGATCTCCAGCAGCGGGAGGATCGCGACCGGGTTGAAGAAGTGGAAGCCGACCACGCGCTCCGGGTGCTGGAGCTTCGAGGCCATCTCCGACACCGACAGCGAGGAGGTGTTGGTGGCGAGGATCGCGTGCGCCGGGGCGACCGCCTCGACCTCCGCGAACACCTTCTGCTTGACGGACATCTCCTCGAACACGGCCTCGATGATGAAGTCCGCGTCCGCGAAGCCCTCGGCCTTGTCCAGGACACCCGTCACCAGGGCGGTCAGGCGGTTCGCCTTGTCCTGGTTGATGCGGCCCTTGCCGAGCAGCTTCTGGATCTCGGCGTGGACGTAGCCCACGCCCTTGTCCACGCGCTCCTGGTCGATGTCGGTGAGGACCACCGGCACCTCAAGGCGGCGCAGGAAGAGCAGCGCCAGCTGCGAGGCCATCAGGCCCGCGCCGACGACGCCGACCTTGGTGACCGGACGGGCCAGCGACTTGTCCGGGGCACCGGCCGGGCGCTTGGCGCGCTTCTGCACCAGGTTGAAGGCGTAGATGCCCGAGCGCAGCTCGCCGCCCATGATGAGGTCGGCCAGGGCCTCGTCCTCGGCGTCGAAGCCGGCCTGGAGGTCGCCGTCCTTGGCCGCGGCGATGATGTCCAGCGCGCGGTAGGCGGCCGGAGCGGCCCCGTGCACCTTGGAGTCCGCGATGGAGCGGCCCTTGGCGACGGCCGCGTCCCAGGCCTCGCCGCGGTCGACCTCGGCGCGTACGACCTCGGTCTCGCCCTTGAGGACGCGAGCGGTCCACAGGAGCGACTGCTCCAGGAAGTCCGCGCCCTCGAACAGGGCGTCGGCGATGCCCAGCTCGAAGACCTGCTTGCCCTTCAGCTGGCGGTTCTGGTTCAGCGAGTTCTCGATGATGACCGAGACCGCGCGCTCCGCGCCGATCAGGTTCGGGAGGATGGCGCAGCCGCCCCAGCCCGGAACCAGACCGAGGAACACCTCGGGCAGCGAGAAGGCCGGGATGGCCTTCGAGACGGTGCGGTAGGAGCAGTGCAGACCGACCTCGACACCGCCGCCCATCGCCGCGCCGTTGTAGTACGCGAAGGTGGGGACGGCCAGCGCGGAGAGGCGCTTGAAGACGTCGTGGCCGCCCTTGCCGATGGCGAGGGCCTCGTCGTGCTGCTTCAGCAGCTCGACGCCCTTGAGGTCGGCGCCGACCGCGAAGATGAACGGCTTGCCGGTGATGCCCGCGCCGACGATGGAGCCCGCGAGGGCCTCCTGCTCGACCTGGTCGATCGCCGCGTTCAGGTTGGCCAGCGACTGCGGGCCGAAGGTGGTCGGCTTGGTGTGGTCGAAGCCGTTGTCCAGCGTGATGAGCGCGAAGCGCCCGGCGCCGAACGGCAGGTCCAGGTGGCGGACGTGCGCGGACGTGACGACCTCGTCCGGGAACAGCTCGGCCGCACCCTTCAGGAGCTCAGCGGTGGTGCTCACTTGGAGTCTCCCTCGGCGTTGAAGTGCGGGTTCTCCCAGATGACCGTGGCGCCCATGCCGAAGCCGACGCACATGGTGGTCAGGCCGTAGCGGACGTGCGGCTGCTCCTCGAACTGGCGGGCCAGCTGCGTCATCAGGCGGACGCCGGAGGAGGCCAGCGGGTGGCCGAACGCGATCGCGCCGCCGTACTGGTTCACGCGCGCGTCGTCGTCGGCGATGCCGTAGTGCTCCAGGAAGGCGAGGACCTGGACGGCGAACGCCTCGTTGACCTCGAACAGGCCTATGTCCTCGATGGACAGGCCGGCCTGGGCGAGGGCCTTCTCGGTGGCCGGGATCGGGCCGTAACCCATGACCTCCGGCTCGACACCCGCGAAGGAGTACGAGACGAGGCGCATCTTGACCGGGAGGTTGTTCTCGCGGGCGAAGTCCTCGGACGCGATGATCGCGGCGGTGGCACCGTCGTTGAGACCGGCGGCGTTGCCCGCGGTGACCCGGCCGTGCGTACGGAACGGGGTCTTGAGGCCGGCCAGGTTCTCCAGCGTGGTGCCCGGGCGCATCGGCTCGTCGGTGGTGACCAGGCCCCAGCCCGTCTCACCGGCCGCCTCGTTGGTGTTGCGCACCGAGATCGGGACCAGGTCCTGCTGGATCTTGCCGTCGGCGTACGCCTTGGCGGCCTTCTCCTGCGAGCGCACGGCGTACTCGTCGGCGCGGAGCTTGGTGATCGTCGGGTACCGGTCGTGCAGGTTCTCGGCGGTCATGCCCATGAACAGGGCGGACTCGTCGACCAGCTTCTCGGAGACGAAGCGCGGGTTCGGGTCGACGCCCTCGCCCATGGGGTG contains these protein-coding regions:
- a CDS encoding acetyl-CoA C-acyltransferase, which codes for MPRTVRDVVFVDGVRTPFGKAGPKGIYNGTRADDLVVKAIRELLRRNPDLDPKKIDEVAIAATTQIGDQGLTLGRTAGILAGLPQSVPGYSIDRMCAGALTAVTAVAGGVAFGAYDVALAGGVEHMGRHPMGEGVDPNPRFVSEKLVDESALFMGMTAENLHDRYPTITKLRADEYAVRSQEKAAKAYADGKIQQDLVPISVRNTNEAAGETGWGLVTTDEPMRPGTTLENLAGLKTPFRTHGRVTAGNAAGLNDGATAAIIASEDFARENNLPVKMRLVSYSFAGVEPEVMGYGPIPATEKALAQAGLSIEDIGLFEVNEAFAVQVLAFLEHYGIADDDARVNQYGGAIAFGHPLASSGVRLMTQLARQFEEQPHVRYGLTTMCVGFGMGATVIWENPHFNAEGDSK
- a CDS encoding 3-hydroxyacyl-CoA dehydrogenase NAD-binding domain-containing protein, translated to MSTTAELLKGAAELFPDEVVTSAHVRHLDLPFGAGRFALITLDNGFDHTKPTTFGPQSLANLNAAIDQVEQEALAGSIVGAGITGKPFIFAVGADLKGVELLKQHDEALAIGKGGHDVFKRLSALAVPTFAYYNGAAMGGGVEVGLHCSYRTVSKAIPAFSLPEVFLGLVPGWGGCAILPNLIGAERAVSVIIENSLNQNRQLKGKQVFELGIADALFEGADFLEQSLLWTARVLKGETEVVRAEVDRGEAWDAAVAKGRSIADSKVHGAAPAAYRALDIIAAAKDGDLQAGFDAEDEALADLIMGGELRSGIYAFNLVQKRAKRPAGAPDKSLARPVTKVGVVGAGLMASQLALLFLRRLEVPVVLTDIDQERVDKGVGYVHAEIQKLLGKGRINQDKANRLTALVTGVLDKAEGFADADFIIEAVFEEMSVKQKVFAEVEAVAPAHAILATNTSSLSVSEMASKLQHPERVVGFHFFNPVAILPLLEIVRGEQTDDASLATAFGVAKKLKKTAVLTKDAPAFVVNRILTRFMGEIQNVIDEGTPVVTAEKAIEPLGLPMSPLVLLELVGPAIGLHVSETLNRAFPERFTVSPNLAAVVKAGKRGFYTYSAENGFKPELDPEVAALLVQGDSVLTEEQVRDRVLDAVAQEIGLMLEEGVVAEAQDIDLCLITGAGWPFHLGGITPYLDREGVSERVNGKKFLAPGLASVPA
- a CDS encoding signaling protein, translated to MADGKTPFSRRSLLFAGGAAAAGLTTGGLSWALRTGDGEQDDDAPLPAGEFDMRTGSQLLAPAPLFNTTGPQSFAFDDTNGQIYVLQTVQDDIRLDDEEEPVDSADRKSSGDMCLTRLSSSGKTLGHMYLRGFGHGISCGVEPTGQHTYIWVEGRAEAMRGYGRTVVRVPFKDGSVLDSADDSVHHFDPVPGSTDVCPALDLPGERVLVSHEEEGVHRFSVYGMADFLAGRFDAAQVIKAGVRVKQEEWFQGCALYGDYVYVLTGGPYTGDKGDNPRKSGGNTYVSAIDVRTGKAQGRHHVTVARDLVYREPEGIAVSMAGGRPALTIGFSVKTKDRRELALYRFTA